A stretch of Nitrospirota bacterium DNA encodes these proteins:
- a CDS encoding carboxypeptidase-like regulatory domain-containing protein, giving the protein MKDVTRLAGKVFAVLFLLSIPIGCGGKKSESGPAGSGGSATSEAKAQAVQEAVTGVAFDPATAAKDTGAVRGVATASGVRGIDLGGAEQGVRGGVRGGVRGIALRQAQGRLVEPRRQAEGEQPVSGARVRIEGTSLETISNERGEFVIPFVPPGNHMIVGDKQGESGEVYAFSQSAAVTPGTEIDLGSLSLAETGAIRGQVKRTDATSQLGIDVFIPGTNFVAKTDDDGNFNIIYVPKGVYKLAAMFPGFEPFRWKDVAVESKQTTQLSAVELKRAAQDKATAASIFGRVTASGGGGVRDVTVSTVPDTRRVQTDSAGNFIISNIAPGVYLVGAVRPGFSENSAFVDITESLFDQVEIRLAPSAQVLSSAETGIKAGAAPSVSIDGPNSVSPGATVAFKAGVSDADSDKLYLKWKSSGGSFDSTWSAEVNWTAPASKGVFIIEVTVTDGVMSDRATTAVSVAPEGQTVTLDTTPPFPPRPDKLTVKMNPPGSDDSIEGKAGCVEASAMVKFYADGLLSTLLGSVTAASDGAFAAVKVGDNKGDQNDQIFIGVFDPAGNLSPVYFIVNDKTPPDTVITATPCSAGQSTCLSAKDAATFSFNTTEPGAAFECKLDEGAYGVCASPFTSSSLTNGSHLFYVRAKDVASNVDPFPASFTWAVDASAPLVGSITASNASTATHVDGGFDLSATITEVGSSLASCEVCLSADGTCDTEWKPAGLTGIPPTYTCTATALTCTDAQNLTLNLRAIDQAQNVAIGTALSRKCDTLAPATTSDAPASWVNTDVTVTLTKTDAGSGTTGGSATTLFCKDPSDICTPDTGGTSATVTCAAGTVCQQYVRYFSRDAVGNQENAKSALVRIDKQAPSSSISSPVGGALFPVAGPTVNLTGTAADGSGSGIQKVDTSSNGGAAYSSATGTTSWSASFTATKINHNVRSRATDAAGNVETPSAGITVWLMEMFEADGAGHLDGSGNMVYTRGGINDPDGTGLNPTDGGDHSVGIAVDTVGNRLFVADMMYHRVLVFTLTDAPSNETLADRIADFVLGQADLYSTESATTSSRMNRPRGVAYNGDGATKYLYVSDSGNHRILIFDVTSITNGEAAIKVLGQVNFITGSANTENAGAGCGDGVGTSVTACGLNMPVGLAYSGNILYAADKTNNRILLYDVTAISDGEAATKVIGQADLTSNTDSCTQSGFSFGTRSVALDTAGSRLFASDNYRTLVFALPIGGPPGPNAANVLGAANFTTCGCPGAGQSAATCGVQGGAYVATAPKQFFQASSNAHRVLVFDVDAIVDAEAATAVLGQANYTDSAASVGTNRMSTPAGLVGDAGSGKLWVVDAGNKRVMVYAAFTTGSNASDLLGHFDASGAIYTANEAGNPRASAFESPNDVALDLTNGRLFASDSSNNRILVFNLNANRLLTDRTADFVLGQGNFSETASGATATTLNNPKGIDYDATNNRLYVADTNNNRVLMYDVASITNGEPAAKVLGQPDMTTVSSGTTQSKMYQPEDVAVRGGTLYTVEGGAGAGVGNNRVLTFNVGGVITDGQAAVNVLGQTNFNNNTNQCSRSRFHDAKRLALNGSGSLLFVADATNNRVVVYDVSTVVDGEEAANVLGQGSFGTCASGLSAGQMNQPNGLAYDTDNNWLFVADRGNNRTLLFDVSSLADGLSAKTEIGQADLISSTAKTDTGGQTSPTGAAFDAARDRLWVVDSGNHRILAYNIP; this is encoded by the coding sequence ATGAAGGATGTCACCCGTCTGGCTGGAAAAGTTTTCGCTGTTTTGTTTCTTTTATCCATTCCCATTGGCTGCGGAGGCAAGAAGTCCGAATCTGGACCCGCGGGGTCCGGGGGATCGGCGACCAGCGAGGCCAAAGCGCAGGCGGTTCAGGAGGCGGTGACCGGCGTGGCGTTCGATCCCGCGACAGCGGCGAAAGACACGGGCGCGGTGCGGGGAGTGGCCACGGCATCGGGCGTGCGGGGGATCGACTTGGGTGGGGCGGAGCAGGGGGTGAGGGGCGGCGTTCGCGGAGGCGTGCGCGGGATCGCACTCCGGCAGGCTCAGGGCAGGCTTGTCGAACCACGTCGGCAGGCGGAGGGTGAGCAACCCGTGTCCGGGGCGCGCGTTCGCATTGAGGGCACCTCCCTCGAAACGATTTCGAACGAGAGAGGCGAGTTTGTCATTCCGTTCGTACCGCCTGGGAACCACATGATCGTGGGTGACAAGCAGGGCGAGTCCGGAGAGGTTTATGCTTTTTCGCAGAGCGCCGCGGTAACGCCCGGCACGGAGATCGACCTGGGATCGCTCTCTTTGGCCGAGACCGGTGCGATCAGGGGGCAGGTGAAGAGGACGGATGCCACGAGCCAGTTGGGCATCGACGTGTTCATTCCCGGAACCAACTTCGTTGCCAAGACGGATGACGATGGCAACTTCAATATCATCTATGTTCCAAAAGGCGTCTACAAACTTGCAGCCATGTTCCCCGGTTTCGAGCCGTTCCGGTGGAAGGACGTGGCGGTGGAGTCCAAGCAAACGACACAACTTTCGGCGGTTGAATTGAAGCGGGCCGCGCAGGACAAGGCGACGGCGGCGAGCATTTTCGGCCGGGTGACGGCTTCCGGGGGCGGGGGCGTGAGGGATGTAACCGTGAGCACGGTGCCGGATACGCGGCGGGTGCAGACGGACTCGGCCGGCAATTTCATCATCTCGAACATCGCACCGGGCGTCTATCTCGTTGGCGCCGTCCGGCCGGGATTCTCGGAGAATTCGGCGTTTGTCGATATTACGGAAAGTCTCTTCGATCAGGTCGAGATCCGCCTGGCGCCCAGCGCGCAGGTGCTTTCGTCGGCCGAGACCGGCATCAAAGCCGGTGCCGCCCCGAGCGTTTCGATCGATGGGCCCAATTCCGTTTCGCCGGGGGCGACCGTCGCCTTCAAGGCCGGCGTCTCGGATGCGGACAGTGACAAGCTGTATCTCAAGTGGAAATCGAGCGGCGGGTCTTTTGACTCGACGTGGAGTGCGGAGGTGAACTGGACGGCTCCCGCATCCAAGGGCGTGTTCATCATCGAGGTGACGGTCACCGATGGCGTGATGAGCGACCGTGCGACGACCGCGGTGTCCGTCGCGCCCGAAGGTCAAACGGTGACCTTGGACACGACTCCGCCGTTTCCGCCGCGACCGGACAAACTGACGGTCAAGATGAATCCGCCGGGGTCCGACGATTCGATTGAAGGCAAGGCCGGCTGCGTGGAAGCGAGCGCGATGGTCAAATTCTATGCCGATGGACTGCTCTCTACGCTTCTGGGATCGGTCACCGCCGCCTCGGACGGTGCGTTCGCCGCGGTGAAAGTGGGCGATAACAAAGGTGACCAGAACGATCAAATATTCATCGGTGTTTTCGACCCAGCCGGCAACCTCAGCCCGGTCTACTTCATCGTGAACGACAAGACCCCGCCGGATACGGTCATTACGGCTACTCCCTGCTCGGCCGGGCAAAGCACCTGTCTTTCCGCCAAGGATGCGGCGACGTTCTCATTCAACACCACCGAACCGGGCGCGGCATTCGAATGCAAATTGGACGAGGGCGCGTATGGTGTCTGCGCGAGTCCGTTCACGAGCTCGTCGCTGACGAACGGTTCCCACCTTTTTTATGTCCGTGCGAAGGATGTGGCGTCCAACGTGGACCCCTTCCCTGCGTCCTTCACGTGGGCGGTCGATGCGTCCGCGCCCCTTGTCGGATCGATCACCGCATCCAACGCGAGCACGGCCACCCACGTGGACGGCGGCTTCGACCTCTCGGCAACGATCACGGAAGTCGGATCGAGCCTCGCCTCGTGCGAAGTATGCCTCAGCGCCGACGGCACCTGCGACACCGAGTGGAAACCTGCGGGACTCACAGGGATTCCACCGACCTACACCTGCACGGCGACCGCCCTGACCTGCACGGACGCCCAGAACCTCACCCTCAACCTCCGCGCGATCGATCAGGCGCAGAACGTGGCAATCGGTACGGCCTTGAGCCGGAAATGCGACACGCTGGCGCCGGCGACGACCTCCGACGCACCGGCATCCTGGGTCAATACGGATGTCACGGTGACACTGACGAAGACCGATGCCGGCTCCGGGACCACCGGCGGGAGCGCCACCACGCTCTTCTGCAAGGACCCGTCCGACATCTGCACGCCCGACACCGGGGGCACGAGTGCGACCGTTACCTGCGCGGCGGGTACCGTGTGCCAGCAGTACGTGCGTTACTTCTCGCGGGATGCGGTGGGCAACCAGGAAAACGCCAAGTCGGCCCTCGTGAGGATCGACAAACAGGCTCCTTCCTCGTCCATCTCCAGTCCCGTAGGAGGCGCCCTGTTCCCGGTGGCGGGCCCGACGGTCAACCTGACCGGCACGGCGGCGGATGGCTCCGGATCGGGCATCCAAAAGGTCGACACTTCTTCAAACGGTGGCGCGGCCTATTCATCGGCGACCGGCACGACCTCCTGGTCCGCCTCCTTCACGGCCACCAAGATCAATCATAATGTCCGAAGCCGGGCTACGGACGCTGCCGGGAACGTCGAGACTCCGTCCGCCGGAATTACCGTGTGGCTGATGGAGATGTTCGAAGCCGACGGAGCCGGTCACTTGGACGGCTCCGGCAACATGGTCTACACGCGGGGGGGCATTAACGATCCGGACGGCACGGGCCTGAATCCGACGGATGGCGGCGATCACAGCGTCGGCATCGCCGTCGACACGGTCGGAAATCGGCTCTTCGTGGCGGACATGATGTACCACCGGGTTCTCGTTTTCACTCTAACCGATGCACCCTCGAACGAAACTCTGGCCGATCGAATTGCGGATTTCGTTCTCGGTCAAGCGGACCTGTACTCGACCGAATCCGCCACGACCTCTTCCCGGATGAACAGGCCCAGGGGTGTGGCGTACAACGGTGACGGGGCCACCAAGTACCTGTACGTTTCCGACAGCGGGAATCACCGGATCCTCATCTTCGACGTCACGTCCATTACGAACGGCGAGGCGGCCATCAAGGTATTGGGCCAGGTCAACTTCATCACGGGATCGGCCAACACCGAGAATGCCGGCGCGGGCTGTGGGGACGGCGTGGGAACGAGCGTAACCGCCTGCGGACTGAACATGCCGGTCGGCCTGGCCTACTCGGGAAACATTCTGTACGCCGCGGACAAGACCAACAATCGGATACTGTTGTATGACGTCACGGCCATTTCGGACGGGGAAGCGGCGACCAAAGTGATCGGGCAGGCCGATCTCACGAGCAATACGGATTCCTGCACGCAGAGCGGGTTTTCCTTCGGAACGCGGAGTGTCGCGCTGGACACCGCCGGGAGCAGACTGTTTGCATCGGACAACTATCGGACCTTGGTGTTTGCACTCCCCATCGGCGGGCCTCCCGGGCCGAACGCGGCGAATGTCCTTGGCGCGGCGAACTTCACGACCTGCGGGTGCCCAGGGGCCGGCCAGTCGGCTGCCACATGCGGTGTTCAGGGCGGGGCCTATGTGGCGACCGCTCCGAAACAGTTCTTTCAGGCAAGCTCGAACGCCCACCGTGTCCTGGTTTTCGACGTGGACGCGATCGTGGATGCGGAGGCCGCGACGGCCGTTCTGGGCCAGGCAAACTATACGGACTCGGCCGCCTCCGTCGGCACGAACAGAATGAGCACACCGGCAGGGCTGGTGGGTGACGCCGGCTCAGGAAAACTCTGGGTAGTCGACGCGGGTAACAAACGTGTCATGGTTTATGCCGCATTCACGACCGGCTCCAACGCCTCCGATCTCCTCGGCCATTTTGACGCTTCCGGGGCAATCTACACGGCGAACGAGGCGGGGAACCCCCGCGCCAGCGCCTTTGAGAGTCCCAACGATGTGGCTCTGGATCTCACCAACGGCAGACTCTTTGCGAGCGACAGCAGCAACAACCGGATCCTCGTCTTCAACCTCAATGCGAACAGGCTGCTCACGGATCGAACGGCCGATTTTGTTCTTGGACAGGGGAATTTCAGCGAGACGGCCTCGGGCGCAACCGCAACGACCCTGAACAATCCCAAGGGTATCGACTACGACGCCACAAACAATCGGCTCTACGTGGCGGACACGAACAACAATCGCGTCCTCATGTACGACGTGGCTTCCATAACGAATGGCGAGCCCGCTGCAAAAGTTCTTGGCCAGCCGGACATGACGACCGTTTCGAGCGGCACGACGCAATCCAAGATGTACCAGCCGGAGGACGTTGCCGTGCGCGGCGGGACGCTTTACACGGTGGAAGGCGGTGCCGGAGCGGGAGTCGGAAACAACCGTGTCCTCACCTTCAACGTGGGAGGCGTGATCACCGACGGTCAGGCGGCCGTCAATGTGCTCGGCCAGACGAATTTCAACAACAATACCAACCAATGCTCCAGGTCCCGATTCCACGATGCGAAGCGACTCGCCCTCAACGGATCGGGCTCCCTTCTTTTCGTGGCCGACGCCACCAACAACCGAGTGGTGGTATACGATGTGTCGACTGTTGTGGACGGGGAGGAAGCGGCGAATGTCCTGGGACAGGGCAGCTTCGGCACCTGCGCGAGCGGCCTCTCGGCCGGCCAGATGAATCAGCCGAATGGACTTGCATACGACACGGACAACAACTGGCTGTTCGTTGCGGACAGGGGGAACAACCGGACGCTCCTGTTTGACGTCAGCTCGCTCGCAGACGGACTTTCAGCCAAGACGGAAATCGGGCAGGCCGATCTGATCTCCAGCACGGCCAAAACCGATACCGGCGGCCAGACGAGCCCCACGGGCGCGGCCTTCGATGCCGCCCGCGACCGCCTCTGGGTCGTCGATTCCGGCAACCACCGGATCCTCGCCTACAACATCCCGTAG
- a CDS encoding GMC family oxidoreductase, with protein sequence MIVTGRDITRDLRLETEICVIGSGAGGAVIGKELREAGRDVIVLEEGGHFTREQFNREPFDMTRLMYRDGGGMATIGIPPVLLPLGRTVGGTTTINSGTCFRTPDKVLEHWERNLKISEVSPRAMDRFFTKVEKIQNVSTVKEELIGRNSRVVRRGAAQLGYSHGILKRNVNENCRGCGVCCFGCPSDAKMALHLTYIPAGVVMGMKVYANCRAERLRTAEGRVAAVEGNVIDPETHKPTHRFEVRARIFIVAGGTIMTPFFLKKNRLFNSSGQVGKNLTIHPAVRVQALFDEEIYGWHGVPQSYYVDQFKDLGIMMEGAHGPPSLMSSSLPFIGRKYADLLAQIKNVAAFGVMVSDTSKGTVYNIWGRPVVWYQINRYDADRLMKGVVEMSRIFFAAGAKEVYTTLHGMPVLKSMDDLKKLEAMKVKRGHLEMSAFHPLGTCRMGSNPRESVVDPYGRVHEMKNVFICDGSIFPTSLGVNPQITIMAFATRNAEYIANQFTRLGG encoded by the coding sequence ATGATTGTCACGGGGCGCGACATCACACGGGACCTCAGGCTTGAGACGGAGATCTGCGTCATCGGCTCGGGAGCAGGCGGCGCGGTGATCGGCAAGGAACTGCGGGAGGCCGGACGGGACGTGATCGTCCTGGAAGAGGGGGGGCATTTCACCCGCGAGCAGTTCAACCGTGAGCCGTTCGACATGACGCGGCTCATGTATCGTGACGGCGGCGGGATGGCCACGATCGGGATCCCTCCCGTGCTTCTTCCTCTCGGGCGGACCGTGGGCGGGACGACGACGATCAACTCCGGAACGTGCTTTCGAACGCCGGACAAGGTACTCGAACATTGGGAGCGCAATCTCAAGATCTCCGAAGTTTCGCCGCGGGCCATGGATCGCTTCTTCACCAAGGTCGAAAAGATACAGAACGTCTCGACCGTGAAAGAGGAACTGATCGGGCGCAATTCCCGGGTGGTCCGTCGCGGCGCCGCGCAGCTCGGGTACAGCCACGGCATTCTGAAGCGCAACGTGAACGAGAATTGTCGGGGATGCGGCGTCTGCTGCTTTGGCTGTCCTTCGGATGCGAAGATGGCCCTGCATCTCACCTACATCCCGGCCGGCGTAGTCATGGGCATGAAAGTCTATGCGAATTGCCGGGCAGAGCGGCTGCGCACCGCGGAAGGGCGCGTGGCGGCCGTAGAAGGGAATGTCATCGATCCGGAAACGCACAAGCCCACCCATCGTTTTGAAGTGAGGGCCCGGATCTTCATCGTGGCGGGCGGAACGATCATGACTCCGTTCTTTCTCAAGAAGAACCGGCTCTTCAATTCGAGCGGACAGGTTGGGAAGAACCTCACGATCCATCCCGCCGTGCGGGTGCAGGCCCTATTCGACGAGGAAATCTACGGCTGGCATGGCGTGCCCCAGAGCTACTACGTGGACCAGTTCAAGGACCTGGGGATCATGATGGAGGGGGCGCACGGTCCACCTTCGCTCATGTCGTCATCCTTGCCGTTCATAGGACGGAAATACGCGGACCTGCTGGCCCAGATCAAGAACGTGGCGGCCTTCGGCGTGATGGTCTCGGATACTTCGAAGGGGACGGTGTACAACATCTGGGGGAGACCGGTCGTCTGGTATCAAATCAACCGTTACGACGCGGACCGACTCATGAAGGGAGTCGTCGAGATGTCGCGCATCTTCTTTGCGGCCGGGGCGAAGGAGGTCTACACGACGCTCCACGGCATGCCCGTGCTCAAGTCCATGGACGATCTCAAGAAACTGGAAGCGATGAAAGTGAAGCGAGGCCACCTGGAGATGAGCGCGTTTCATCCGTTGGGAACGTGCCGGATGGGATCGAATCCGCGCGAATCGGTTGTCGATCCCTATGGTCGCGTCCACGAGATGAAGAACGTGTTCATCTGCGACGGGAGCATTTTCCCAACCTCACTGGGAGTCAACCCTCAGATCACCATCATGGCGTTTGCCACGCGCAACGCCGAGTACATCGCCAACCAGTTCACCCGCCTGGGGGGGTAA
- a CDS encoding cyclic nucleotide-binding domain-containing protein, whose product MGAEELVLKLKKNVPLFRDFTDAEILQLLKHAKIQPYQQNQVIFREKDPGHCMFLILSGEVRIHRRTPGGADQILATLPAGSYFGEMALIDGLPRSAQASARADSTLMALDEETLAIADPALVIKLFKSFARVLSDRLRAVNLQVKELNEKLEAKPKAAGE is encoded by the coding sequence TTGGGCGCCGAAGAACTCGTCCTCAAGCTCAAGAAAAACGTTCCCCTTTTCCGCGATTTCACCGATGCGGAAATTCTCCAGCTGCTCAAACACGCGAAGATTCAGCCGTACCAGCAAAACCAGGTCATTTTCCGCGAGAAAGATCCCGGACACTGCATGTTTTTGATTCTGTCGGGGGAGGTGCGAATTCATCGGAGGACGCCGGGCGGGGCGGACCAAATCCTGGCGACCCTTCCTGCCGGGAGCTATTTTGGGGAGATGGCTCTGATTGATGGCCTCCCGCGATCGGCGCAGGCCTCGGCGCGCGCCGATTCGACGTTGATGGCTCTGGACGAAGAAACGCTGGCCATCGCCGATCCCGCCCTCGTAATCAAGCTCTTCAAGAGCTTCGCGCGGGTCCTGTCCGATCGACTGCGTGCCGTCAACCTTCAGGTGAAGGAACTGAACGAGAAGCTCGAGGCGAAACCGAAGGCGGCGGGAGAGTAG
- a CDS encoding MGMT family protein → MDLLNRYFRGRHVDFGSLDLDLSGASSFQRRVYRVLKSMPRGEVRTYGWIASRIGKPNASRAVGRALGANPLPILLPCHRVVASLAFSRGHPGRIETWQVRASLLTPANGLGGFSCGLDIKRRLLELEGG, encoded by the coding sequence GTGGATCTGCTCAACCGGTATTTTCGAGGCCGGCATGTCGATTTCGGATCGCTCGATCTTGATCTTTCAGGGGCGAGCTCGTTTCAGCGGAGGGTCTACCGCGTACTGAAATCCATGCCGCGCGGCGAGGTGCGGACCTACGGGTGGATCGCATCGAGAATCGGCAAGCCGAATGCGTCCAGGGCCGTGGGGAGAGCGTTGGGCGCAAATCCCCTTCCGATTCTTCTGCCGTGTCACCGGGTGGTCGCATCACTTGCTTTCTCACGCGGCCATCCGGGCCGCATCGAGACGTGGCAAGTGCGGGCGTCTCTCCTGACCCCCGCAAATGGCTTGGGAGGGTTCTCCTGTGGGCTTGATATTAAGAGACGATTGTTGGAACTTGAGGGGGGGTGA
- a CDS encoding HAD family phosphatase codes for MIRALIFDCDGVIADTEPAHYAMFNRVLKIRGYSMTREEYDRRYLALNDRECFTAFSVHHGLGWSRDAILKCAREKARHYGGFLANGRLKIYPGVRRFVRVAAGHVPLAVYSGALKSEVKHILRSAGLNGHFRAIVASDDVARGKPHPEGYRKALDRLNRMTAKKIHSHECLVVEDSPPGLESARKAGMRSLAVTNSYAPARLHKADWIVRSLSEVTWEDILERFPTSPGR; via the coding sequence GTGATTCGAGCCCTTATTTTCGATTGCGACGGGGTGATTGCGGACACGGAGCCGGCGCACTACGCCATGTTCAACCGCGTATTGAAAATCCGCGGCTACTCCATGACGCGGGAGGAGTACGACCGCCGCTACCTCGCGCTGAATGATCGGGAATGTTTCACGGCGTTCAGTGTCCACCATGGGCTCGGCTGGAGCCGCGATGCAATTCTGAAGTGCGCGCGGGAAAAAGCCCGTCACTATGGAGGATTCCTGGCGAACGGCCGGCTGAAGATCTATCCCGGCGTGCGCCGGTTCGTGCGGGTCGCCGCGGGTCATGTGCCACTGGCCGTCTATTCGGGGGCTCTGAAGAGCGAGGTGAAACACATTCTGCGCAGCGCAGGGCTGAACGGTCACTTTCGGGCGATCGTCGCATCGGACGATGTAGCCCGCGGGAAACCGCATCCGGAGGGTTACCGGAAAGCTCTCGATCGGTTGAATCGGATGACGGCGAAGAAGATACACTCCCACGAATGCTTGGTGGTGGAGGATTCTCCCCCGGGGTTGGAATCGGCGCGCAAAGCCGGGATGCGGTCCCTAGCCGTGACCAACAGTTATGCTCCGGCACGGTTGCACAAGGCCGATTGGATCGTCCGGTCGCTCTCGGAGGTGACTTGGGAGGACATTCTTGAGCGTTTTCCGACATCACCGGGAAGATAG
- a CDS encoding FAD-binding oxidoreductase — MVRPKSTREVQAVLRFSRIHRVPVVPFGGGSGLMGGAATVREGIVLDLRSMSHVLKIDKESLTATVEPGITWSSLTSHLSPLGLEAGHDPWTVAVATVGGAVSTNGYGYLAGRYGSAGDQVIGLETVLADGTGIRSRPARKRSVGPDLDRLFIGSEGTLGVITQCTLAVHPIPAVRIPALYTFPDFEAGYRAVLALFASGLVPTSLDLSVDHWPEASSLPVHGLTGSRTHAATLLIVFDGHESIVSAQHQLARELLTTRGATPEVSAAAQNQWDQRHAIAELWASSPEARDGAWLRDLSPRATCNVPRATIPSFDYLHVCLPPSRLLEFRRVARSLLITHHASLLQEGIWIRPDFYSIIMLAAGRDARRTLDRSGGQDVRDGGESADGPRAPQRMRSSREALIRLAHKMGGSMEYVHGVGLHLKKHMPAEWGAGLSILRGLKKQLDPLNLLNPGKLF; from the coding sequence GTGGTGCGCCCAAAGTCCACCCGCGAGGTTCAGGCCGTGCTCCGATTCTCCCGAATACACCGCGTGCCCGTAGTACCCTTCGGGGGCGGCAGCGGCCTCATGGGCGGGGCGGCCACCGTTAGGGAAGGAATCGTGCTTGACCTCCGCTCGATGAGCCACGTGCTCAAGATCGACAAGGAATCTCTCACGGCTACCGTCGAACCCGGCATCACATGGTCTTCTCTGACCTCCCACCTCTCACCTCTCGGCTTGGAAGCCGGCCACGATCCGTGGACGGTCGCGGTCGCCACCGTCGGAGGCGCGGTCTCCACCAACGGGTATGGCTATCTCGCAGGGCGATACGGTTCCGCGGGCGACCAAGTGATCGGACTGGAGACCGTCCTCGCCGACGGGACCGGCATCCGCTCGCGCCCCGCTCGAAAACGTTCCGTCGGTCCGGATCTGGATCGACTCTTCATTGGTTCGGAGGGAACGTTGGGCGTCATCACCCAATGTACGCTGGCAGTTCATCCTATCCCTGCGGTTCGAATCCCCGCCCTCTACACGTTCCCCGATTTTGAAGCCGGCTACCGAGCCGTGCTGGCCCTCTTCGCCTCCGGCCTCGTCCCGACCTCGCTCGATCTCAGCGTCGATCATTGGCCGGAAGCCTCCTCCCTTCCCGTTCACGGGCTCACGGGTTCACGGACTCACGCCGCCACGCTCCTCATCGTCTTCGACGGCCACGAATCCATTGTGTCCGCGCAGCACCAACTCGCCCGCGAACTTCTGACGACCCGCGGCGCCACCCCCGAAGTCAGCGCTGCGGCCCAGAACCAATGGGACCAACGCCATGCCATCGCCGAACTTTGGGCCTCAAGCCCCGAAGCCCGCGACGGCGCATGGCTCCGCGATCTTTCCCCACGTGCGACGTGCAACGTGCCACGTGCAACGATTCCCTCATTTGACTACCTCCACGTCTGCCTCCCCCCCTCCCGCCTCTTGGAGTTCCGCAGAGTCGCCCGCTCGCTTCTCATCACTCATCACGCATCACTTCTTCAAGAGGGCATCTGGATCCGCCCCGACTTCTACTCGATCATCATGCTTGCGGCCGGGCGTGATGCCCGCCGTACTCTCGACCGTTCCGGCGGACAGGACGTCCGCGATGGAGGGGAGAGTGCCGATGGACCGCGCGCGCCTCAACGGATGCGGAGCTCCCGCGAAGCCCTCATTCGGCTGGCCCACAAGATGGGCGGCTCGATGGAATACGTCCACGGCGTCGGCCTCCACCTGAAAAAACACATGCCCGCCGAATGGGGCGCCGGTTTGAGCATTCTCAGGGGCCTGAAAAAACAACTCGATCCCCTCAACCTCCTCAATCCTGGCAAGCTGTTCTAG
- a CDS encoding PaREP1 family protein codes for MTYKQLHAKYLKDADRLSKKGDRVQASEKYWGAAAVLLKFIGKERGLPHHHHRDLQIIINRLYDQTKDRDLFVYFDMAQALHANFYEDFLRGVSFRIHVEGAKELIARLQKLNGKK; via the coding sequence GTGACGTACAAACAACTTCACGCGAAGTATCTCAAGGATGCCGACCGGCTGTCCAAGAAAGGAGATCGCGTCCAAGCCTCGGAAAAATACTGGGGGGCGGCTGCCGTCCTTCTCAAATTCATCGGAAAAGAGCGCGGGCTTCCCCACCATCATCACAGAGACCTCCAAATCATCATCAACCGGCTCTACGATCAAACGAAAGATCGCGATCTATTCGTCTATTTCGACATGGCCCAGGCCTTGCACGCTAACTTCTATGAAGATTTCTTGAGAGGGGTGTCGTTTAGGATCCATGTGGAAGGCGCGAAAGAGCTGATCGCCAGGCTTCAGAAACTGAACGGCAAGAAGTAG